The proteins below are encoded in one region of Nitrospira sp.:
- the exbD gene encoding biopolymer transport protein ExbD produces the protein MDRELNQINVIPLVDVMLVLLVIVMTTATFITTGQIPVDLAKAKEAGDRRDVPLVITLTAEGDLYLNDHPVTTEGLKTGLTPHSRDSSVLVRADRVTRLERFVGVVDEVRGLGFHQVSLEVVRS, from the coding sequence ATGGATCGTGAACTGAACCAGATCAATGTCATCCCCTTGGTGGATGTGATGCTGGTGCTATTGGTCATCGTCATGACCACCGCCACCTTTATCACGACCGGGCAAATCCCCGTTGACCTCGCCAAAGCAAAGGAAGCAGGCGACCGCCGGGACGTCCCGCTGGTCATCACGTTGACCGCAGAGGGCGACCTATACCTCAACGATCATCCGGTGACGACCGAAGGTTTAAAGACAGGGTTGACCCCTCACTCACGCGATTCGTCAGTCCTCGTGAGAGCGGATCGTGTGACGCGATTAGAACGGTTCGTTGGAGTGGTCGACGAAGTGCGAGGACTGGGGTTTCACCAGGTCAGCCTGGAGGTGGTGCGATCGTGA
- a CDS encoding thiamine biosynthesis lipoprotein ApbE, with protein sequence MLIRRMGVWAIAALSLVQVGALDGCRSERSLFRPSSHALVKRAQMHMGTLVTLTVVAPTHAIAQEAVAEGFTEIRRLEALWSAWIPTSEISQVNASAGRAPVSVSEETMILLRRSMEVFQVTEGGFNIALGPVVDAWGISREPRVPGAQELDRLRSLIELSSMQLDPKAGTVYLPEPGMRIDIGGIGKGYAADLTAAVLRNRGATAGVVALAGDIKTFGDLPDEAGFSFAIQHPRKSGAVLARLNLKDDAVSTAGDYERFFEQDGVVYHHILDPNTLRPARGCQSVTIVAKEGVWADGLDTGIFVLGPERGMALIESLPDVEGVIVDAEGRVSISSGLQGRVQLEP encoded by the coding sequence ATGCTGATACGGCGCATGGGCGTCTGGGCCATCGCCGCCCTGAGTCTTGTGCAGGTCGGTGCGCTGGATGGGTGTCGCAGCGAACGATCCTTGTTTCGTCCGTCGTCCCACGCGCTCGTCAAACGGGCCCAAATGCACATGGGCACGCTGGTCACGCTGACGGTCGTGGCGCCCACGCATGCGATTGCTCAGGAAGCCGTTGCCGAAGGGTTCACAGAGATTCGCCGGCTGGAGGCTTTGTGGAGCGCGTGGATTCCAACCAGCGAAATATCTCAAGTCAACGCATCGGCTGGTCGCGCTCCCGTTTCCGTCAGCGAGGAAACGATGATACTTTTGAGACGATCGATGGAGGTCTTCCAGGTTACGGAAGGCGGTTTCAATATCGCCCTCGGGCCCGTCGTCGATGCATGGGGGATCAGTCGTGAGCCACGAGTGCCAGGGGCACAGGAGCTGGATCGGCTCCGGTCGCTGATCGAGCTTTCGAGTATGCAATTGGATCCCAAGGCAGGCACCGTGTATCTCCCGGAGCCAGGCATGCGGATCGATATTGGTGGAATCGGAAAGGGCTACGCAGCGGATCTGACGGCAGCGGTGCTCCGCAATCGCGGCGCGACGGCCGGCGTCGTGGCGTTGGCGGGCGATATCAAGACATTCGGAGACCTTCCCGATGAGGCGGGGTTTTCATTCGCAATACAGCATCCGAGAAAGTCAGGAGCGGTGCTGGCCAGACTGAATTTGAAAGATGACGCCGTGTCGACCGCGGGAGACTACGAGCGTTTTTTCGAGCAGGATGGTGTCGTGTACCACCACATCTTGGACCCGAACACGTTGCGTCCTGCGCGAGGATGTCAGAGCGTGACGATCGTGGCGAAAGAGGGTGTATGGGCAGATGGACTCGATACCGGCATTTTCGTTCTTGGGCCCGAGCGCGGAATGGCGCTAATCGAGTCACTCCCAGATGTCGAAGGTGTGATCGTTGATGCGGAGGGGCGTGTGTCGATCTCGAGCGGTCTCCAGGGACGCGTCCAGTTGGAACCGTGA
- the bfr gene encoding bacterioferritin, translating into MKAKEGVVERLNKVLMAELTAVHQYLLHAANCKNWGYEALHEHFSHLAQEEVGHASGLMDHILYLNGTPDVQRLDEVAGGKTVEELLKADLKFEVEDLELLRECVAHCAKVGDFTSRHLLEHMLIDTEEHIDWFETQLRAVKQVGLDNYLSEQIKK; encoded by the coding sequence ATGAAAGCCAAAGAGGGAGTTGTCGAGCGGCTCAATAAGGTCTTGATGGCGGAATTGACGGCGGTTCACCAATATCTTCTGCACGCCGCCAACTGCAAAAATTGGGGCTATGAAGCACTACACGAGCACTTCAGCCATTTGGCGCAGGAAGAAGTCGGTCACGCCTCTGGTCTGATGGATCATATCCTGTATCTAAACGGCACTCCGGACGTACAGCGCCTCGATGAGGTGGCCGGAGGCAAAACGGTGGAGGAATTGCTTAAGGCCGACCTAAAATTTGAAGTCGAAGACCTGGAGCTCTTGCGGGAGTGTGTCGCCCACTGTGCCAAAGTCGGCGACTTCACGTCACGCCATTTGCTGGAGCACATGCTGATCGATACGGAAGAGCACATCGATTGGTTCGAAACGCAGCTCCGGGCGGTCAAACAGGTGGGCCTCGACAATTATCTCAGCGAGCAGATCAAGAAGTGA
- a CDS encoding iron(III) ABC transporter permease — MTASVLRHHALSPMQVLVVGIAGLLSLPLLYVMYRALTADTAIWGRLWRTRLPELLWNTFSLACSVGLLTFALGVSLAWLVTRLDFPGRRIWEWALVLPLAMPTYVLAYVYSYLLGTHGPVDRFWQAIAGPGTHIFAPQSFWGVTVVMALDTFPFVYLLTRTALLSMNVSFEEVARSCGIRPWQTFLRVTLPLLRPSIFAGVSLVVLYVVSDFGAVSLLRYQTLTYAVYQQMTGRYDYAAASVLSVLLVVFAIVFFASERWFRNRSRFYQTGGRFRRPTPQPLSLAGRMGALVITASTFLLSFGIPAGLLMWWSTDAFQEGLLDHRFIEFTWNTILLSGMAASSAVLLGIPVAYLATRQPTWLNHVCLHATYAGYVLPGPVAALALLVLAIAVVPGVYGTVYLLILAYVVHYLPVGLQSLEPAIQQVTPNVEEAARTLGCNIGGALRRVTIPLIWNGFVSAWTLMFLQCMKELPATLLLRPVGFDTLAVRVWLEASEELYTSAAAPALLIVVLSLPALALLVARDWKNTEIAT, encoded by the coding sequence ATGACCGCCTCGGTACTTCGCCACCATGCGCTCTCGCCCATGCAAGTGCTCGTGGTGGGTATCGCCGGACTCCTTTCCCTCCCCCTCCTCTACGTCATGTATCGGGCCCTCACCGCGGACACGGCCATCTGGGGCCGCCTGTGGCGAACCCGCCTTCCCGAGCTGCTGTGGAACACCTTTTCGCTGGCATGCAGCGTTGGGCTGCTGACGTTCGCTTTGGGCGTGTCGCTCGCTTGGCTGGTGACTCGACTGGATTTCCCGGGCCGCCGGATCTGGGAATGGGCGCTCGTGCTGCCGCTGGCAATGCCCACGTATGTCCTGGCGTACGTGTACTCCTACTTGCTCGGAACGCACGGGCCGGTCGATCGGTTTTGGCAAGCCATCGCCGGACCAGGGACCCATATCTTTGCACCTCAATCGTTCTGGGGCGTCACGGTGGTCATGGCATTGGACACGTTTCCCTTCGTGTATCTGCTGACACGAACCGCGTTATTAAGCATGAACGTCTCGTTCGAGGAAGTGGCGCGCTCCTGCGGGATTCGCCCCTGGCAGACGTTTCTCCGGGTCACGCTGCCTCTGCTTCGCCCGTCCATTTTTGCCGGGGTTTCGCTGGTCGTCTTGTACGTGGTGTCTGACTTCGGTGCCGTCTCACTCTTGCGCTATCAGACACTCACTTACGCGGTGTACCAGCAGATGACCGGACGTTATGATTATGCCGCGGCTAGTGTCCTAAGCGTATTGCTCGTCGTGTTTGCCATCGTGTTCTTCGCCAGCGAGCGCTGGTTCAGGAACCGCAGCCGTTTCTACCAAACGGGTGGACGGTTTCGACGGCCCACGCCTCAACCTCTCTCCCTGGCGGGACGAATGGGCGCGCTGGTGATCACGGCATCGACGTTTCTCCTCTCGTTCGGCATCCCAGCCGGCCTCTTGATGTGGTGGAGCACGGATGCCTTCCAGGAAGGCCTCCTCGATCACCGATTCATCGAGTTCACCTGGAACACCATCCTGTTGTCGGGTATGGCGGCCTCGTCGGCGGTCCTATTGGGCATTCCCGTCGCCTACCTGGCAACTCGACAGCCGACATGGCTGAACCACGTGTGCCTGCACGCGACGTATGCCGGCTACGTGCTGCCTGGTCCGGTCGCAGCGCTGGCCCTGCTTGTGTTGGCCATCGCTGTGGTCCCCGGCGTGTACGGCACGGTGTACTTGTTGATTTTGGCGTATGTGGTGCATTATCTGCCCGTCGGGCTCCAGTCGCTTGAGCCCGCGATTCAACAGGTCACCCCGAACGTCGAGGAAGCGGCGCGCACATTGGGGTGCAACATTGGGGGGGCCCTGCGCCGCGTGACCATTCCCTTGATTTGGAATGGGTTCGTGAGCGCATGGACCCTGATGTTTCTGCAATGCATGAAGGAACTCCCGGCGACTCTGCTCCTGCGACCTGTCGGGTTCGACACGCTGGCCGTGCGCGTCTGGTTGGAAGCAAGTGAAGAACTGTACACGTCGGCAGCGGCACCGGCCTTATTGATCGTAGTGCTGAGTCTCCCTGCGCTGGCGCTGCTGGTAGCCAGAGATTGGAAGAATACGGAGATCGCGACATGA
- a CDS encoding putative binding protein component of ABC iron transporter, protein MFQFQHVPAQDGYTPRRSTYWTVLFLGFMTLLLSVVPSEAADTLVVYSGRAERLIKPVLDAFQTKTGIQVELLSSGTTELVNRLQVEGDRTPADVLITNDAGSLERARELGLFRPMNLREVDRAIPSQFRAADNSWIGLSGRFWIVVYNTKQVKPEEITSLLDLANPKWKGKIAIPNAGSEYLQAGISVIKAAQGHDRTTAFLKGLKNNAGNRVYGKSSQIVDAVSKGEVGVGIVNHYYVYRQLAQDPNAPIAALMPDQQEGGMGAIMNVAGIGVLKGTAHLDSAKLLVEFLVAQAGQKMFAELNKEYPLHPEVQADPALPPRDSFRAALVPLARLAELREPTMMLIEDAGLR, encoded by the coding sequence ATGTTTCAATTTCAACATGTTCCAGCTCAAGACGGCTACACCCCCCGTCGCTCGACATATTGGACCGTGCTCTTTCTGGGGTTCATGACGTTGCTACTCTCCGTCGTGCCGTCGGAGGCGGCCGACACGCTCGTGGTCTATTCGGGGCGAGCCGAGCGGTTGATCAAGCCTGTCCTCGACGCCTTCCAGACCAAAACGGGAATTCAGGTGGAATTGCTATCCTCCGGGACCACCGAGCTCGTCAATCGCCTGCAGGTGGAAGGCGACCGGACGCCTGCCGACGTGCTGATCACCAATGACGCCGGAAGCCTTGAGCGTGCGCGCGAACTGGGATTGTTTCGCCCGATGAATCTGCGTGAAGTCGACCGGGCGATCCCGTCGCAGTTCCGTGCGGCCGACAACAGTTGGATCGGACTGTCGGGTCGATTTTGGATCGTCGTGTACAACACCAAGCAGGTCAAACCCGAGGAGATCACCTCGTTGCTCGATCTGGCCAATCCCAAATGGAAAGGGAAGATTGCGATCCCCAACGCGGGAAGCGAATATCTCCAGGCCGGCATATCGGTCATCAAGGCCGCACAGGGACATGACCGCACGACCGCGTTCTTGAAGGGGTTGAAAAACAATGCCGGCAACCGCGTATACGGAAAGAGCTCGCAAATCGTGGATGCCGTGTCGAAAGGCGAGGTCGGAGTAGGCATCGTGAACCACTATTATGTGTACCGACAACTGGCCCAAGACCCAAACGCTCCCATCGCCGCGCTGATGCCAGACCAGCAGGAGGGCGGTATGGGCGCCATCATGAACGTGGCCGGCATCGGCGTGCTCAAAGGCACCGCGCACCTCGACAGCGCCAAACTTCTCGTGGAATTTCTTGTGGCCCAGGCCGGGCAGAAAATGTTTGCCGAGCTTAACAAGGAGTATCCGCTACACCCCGAAGTCCAGGCTGATCCTGCCCTGCCACCACGCGACTCCTTTCGAGCCGCGCTCGTTCCGCTCGCCAGGTTGGCCGAACTACGTGAGCCCACGATGATGCTCATCGAAGACGCTGGCCTCCGCTGA
- a CDS encoding SAM-dependent methyltransferase, producing the protein MEDFIVPEIEDYAERHSIPESAVCRELRDETERTMELARMLVGPYEAAFLKMMVLLVRARRVLEIGMFTGYSALSMAEMLPDDGELVTCELDLEPIAVARRHFAKSPHGRKIEIKPGPALDTLRDLRGPFDVVFIDADKQNYLNYYRRALELVAATGVILIDNVLWAGEVLKPSPSDERAAAIQELNRTVAADPRVRTVLAPIRDGVLIVAPVGKTP; encoded by the coding sequence ATGGAAGATTTTATTGTTCCCGAGATCGAAGACTATGCCGAACGGCATTCCATACCCGAGTCGGCGGTTTGCCGCGAGTTGCGGGACGAAACAGAACGGACGATGGAGTTAGCCCGCATGCTGGTGGGACCCTACGAAGCGGCGTTCCTCAAGATGATGGTCCTTCTCGTTCGGGCTCGGCGCGTGTTAGAGATCGGTATGTTCACGGGGTACAGCGCACTGTCGATGGCCGAAATGCTGCCGGACGATGGCGAGTTGGTCACCTGCGAATTGGATCTCGAGCCCATTGCGGTTGCCCGCCGGCATTTTGCCAAGAGTCCACACGGCCGGAAGATTGAGATCAAGCCGGGACCCGCTCTGGACACCCTGCGGGATCTCCGTGGACCGTTCGACGTGGTGTTCATCGACGCGGACAAACAGAATTATCTCAACTACTATCGGCGTGCACTGGAGCTTGTGGCGGCGACGGGTGTGATTCTCATCGATAACGTGCTGTGGGCGGGTGAGGTCCTCAAGCCATCCCCGTCCGATGAGCGTGCGGCCGCCATTCAAGAGCTGAATCGGACGGTAGCCGCGGATCCACGGGTCCGCACGGTACTGGCTCCCATTCGGGACGGCGTGTTGATTGTCGCTCCAGTCGGAAAAACTCCTTGA
- the bfr gene encoding bacterioferritin, with the protein MKAKEGVINLLNKILTADLTAINQYFVHAKMCDNWGYERLHHKVRERSIDEMKDADELIGHILYLEGVPNVQRMNTVHVGETVPEQLKADLKAEQEMLALLSEGVVHCAKVGDFTTRHMLEDMAKDVDEHIDWIETQQETIEQVGLENYLAEQIKKDS; encoded by the coding sequence ATGAAAGCCAAAGAAGGGGTGATCAATCTCCTCAACAAGATCTTGACCGCCGACTTGACCGCCATTAATCAATATTTCGTGCATGCGAAGATGTGTGACAACTGGGGGTATGAGCGACTCCATCATAAGGTGCGTGAGCGCAGCATAGACGAGATGAAGGACGCCGACGAGCTCATCGGCCATATCCTCTATCTTGAGGGGGTGCCCAATGTTCAACGCATGAACACGGTTCACGTTGGTGAGACGGTTCCCGAGCAGCTGAAGGCGGACCTCAAGGCCGAGCAGGAGATGTTGGCACTGTTGAGCGAGGGGGTGGTGCACTGCGCCAAGGTTGGTGATTTCACGACGCGACATATGCTGGAGGATATGGCGAAGGATGTCGACGAGCACATCGACTGGATCGAAACGCAACAGGAGACCATCGAACAGGTGGGGCTTGAAAATTACCTGGCCGAACAGATCAAGAAGGACAGCTAA
- a CDS encoding iron ABC transporter ATP-binding protein, producing the protein MKSDGSSRTGSKHSAVGGADVLHEPGSGRVRLDTPVVLELRQVSCAYDPLRPAVQDISLAVRSGEIVCLLGPSGCGKTTVLRAIAGFEPVTTGDIRLGGRLVSSTDTQVPTEQRSVGMVFQEYALFPHLRVAENIGFGLRGMAEPQRNARITAMLALTGLTGMERRYPHELSGGQQQRVALARALAHNPVILLLDEPFSNLDPDMATHMRQELHSLLKRTNTTTVLVTHDHDEAFAIADRIAVLNHGRLEQLDTPEMIYHLPATPFVADFVGQADFIPGVAQHDKVVTELGEFVHQKSIPAGTSVVVMIRPDDVCISSAGAGDATILARQFRGSENLYRIRLRSGRVVHSSEASTAVYPIGAKVTLSTFVSHTVVFPDARLETQPGAVPTRPTPEQEPAKPHRFPSPPPEG; encoded by the coding sequence ATGAAGTCGGACGGGTCTTCGCGCACCGGGAGCAAACATTCCGCAGTCGGCGGCGCGGACGTGTTGCATGAGCCAGGTTCGGGACGCGTGCGATTGGATACGCCCGTGGTTCTCGAGCTTCGACAGGTGAGCTGCGCCTACGACCCACTTCGCCCTGCCGTCCAAGACATTTCCCTCGCCGTGCGATCCGGGGAAATCGTCTGCCTGCTGGGCCCGTCAGGCTGTGGGAAGACGACCGTCCTCCGGGCCATTGCCGGCTTTGAGCCGGTAACGACGGGCGACATTCGGTTAGGCGGCCGCCTTGTGTCATCGACGGATACTCAAGTGCCCACCGAGCAACGGAGTGTCGGGATGGTTTTCCAGGAGTATGCGCTGTTTCCCCATCTTCGGGTCGCCGAGAACATCGGGTTCGGTCTGCGAGGCATGGCCGAACCACAGCGGAATGCACGCATTACCGCCATGCTGGCCCTCACCGGTCTCACGGGGATGGAACGGCGTTACCCGCATGAGCTTTCGGGTGGGCAGCAGCAACGCGTGGCTCTTGCCCGTGCGCTCGCGCACAATCCCGTGATCCTGCTGCTGGACGAACCGTTCAGCAATCTCGATCCCGACATGGCCACGCATATGCGGCAGGAACTGCACAGTCTCCTGAAGCGGACCAATACCACGACGGTTCTCGTGACGCACGATCACGATGAGGCCTTCGCCATCGCCGACCGTATCGCCGTCTTAAATCACGGCCGCTTGGAGCAGCTCGATACGCCCGAGATGATCTATCACCTGCCCGCCACTCCCTTCGTAGCTGATTTCGTGGGCCAGGCCGATTTCATTCCAGGCGTGGCCCAACACGACAAGGTCGTCACCGAACTGGGCGAATTCGTCCATCAGAAATCCATCCCCGCCGGCACCTCCGTGGTCGTCATGATCCGTCCTGACGACGTGTGTATCTCCTCGGCTGGGGCGGGAGATGCCACGATCTTGGCGCGTCAATTCAGGGGTTCCGAGAACCTCTACCGCATTCGGTTACGGTCCGGCCGCGTCGTTCACAGCAGCGAGGCCTCGACGGCCGTCTACCCGATCGGCGCTAAGGTGACACTGTCAACCTTCGTCTCTCACACAGTCGTATTCCCAGATGCGCGGTTGGAGACACAGCCGGGGGCGGTTCCGACCCGCCCCACTCCGGAACAGGAGCCAGCCAAACCGCACCGGTTTCCGTCCCCTCCGCCCGAAGGTTGA
- a CDS encoding carboxypeptidase M32 has product MATLTTLKPLIARLRDIQHINSASSLLSWDMETYMPAGGGAARADQIATLQGLAHDRLVAPETEQLLGQWLDLPSGTPLERPGDAWDESARALLREVWRDYNRAKKLPSEFVIRTGRECSLAQQIWVEARSKNEFKRFLPNLKTILSLKREEADYLGYARSPYDALLDLYEPGSTVEQLSPLFAQLKSRLVPLLQRVLGSSVAIDDTCLHAAYDASRQLEFGRLVLTAMGYNFEHGRLDVSAHPFTTSFHPTDVRVTTRVFEQDLPSCLFSCIHEGGHGLYDQGLNSQHYGTPLGDSISLGIHESQSRLWENCVGRGKSFWRCFFPLIQQTFPDQLKAVSMEQFYAAINRVQPSLIRVEADELTYNLHIMLRFEIEQDLIEGRTRVEDLPELWREKMRAYLHVVPERDADGVLQDIHWSMGSFGYFPTYTLGNLYSVQFYNQARLELSGLEAEIEAGRLMVLRQWLHQKIHHWGRMFTADKLVERVTGGPLSPDPWLTYVEGKYAELYRLESAMQG; this is encoded by the coding sequence GTGGCAACACTCACGACACTGAAACCCCTCATCGCGCGGTTGCGTGATATACAGCACATCAATAGCGCCTCGTCGTTGCTGTCTTGGGACATGGAAACGTACATGCCGGCCGGGGGCGGGGCGGCCCGCGCGGACCAAATCGCCACACTACAAGGACTCGCCCATGACCGCCTGGTCGCCCCGGAAACGGAACAATTGTTGGGACAATGGCTCGACCTTCCATCCGGCACGCCGCTGGAGCGCCCCGGCGATGCCTGGGACGAATCGGCGCGCGCGCTGCTTCGCGAAGTTTGGCGGGACTATAATCGAGCCAAGAAGCTACCTTCAGAGTTCGTCATCCGGACGGGTCGGGAATGCTCCCTTGCGCAGCAGATCTGGGTGGAAGCCCGCTCGAAAAACGAGTTCAAACGCTTTCTTCCCAATCTCAAGACGATTTTGAGCCTGAAACGTGAAGAGGCCGACTACCTCGGCTATGCGAGATCGCCGTATGATGCCCTGCTCGACCTCTATGAACCAGGATCGACCGTGGAACAATTGTCGCCCCTTTTCGCTCAACTCAAGTCCCGATTAGTCCCCCTGCTCCAACGGGTCCTGGGGAGCTCCGTTGCGATCGACGACACATGTCTGCACGCCGCGTACGACGCCTCGCGCCAGTTGGAGTTCGGCCGACTCGTACTGACCGCGATGGGCTACAACTTCGAGCATGGGCGCCTGGACGTCTCGGCGCACCCATTTACGACGTCATTTCATCCTACCGACGTACGAGTGACCACGCGGGTCTTCGAACAAGACCTCCCCTCGTGCCTCTTCAGTTGTATCCATGAGGGCGGACACGGGCTCTACGATCAGGGCCTGAACTCGCAGCACTACGGCACACCCCTGGGCGATTCAATTTCCCTGGGAATTCACGAGAGTCAATCGCGTCTATGGGAGAATTGTGTCGGTCGTGGGAAATCGTTCTGGCGCTGCTTCTTCCCGCTCATACAGCAGACGTTTCCCGACCAGCTCAAGGCGGTGAGCATGGAACAGTTTTATGCCGCGATCAACCGCGTGCAGCCCTCGCTGATCCGCGTCGAGGCCGACGAATTGACCTACAATCTGCACATTATGTTGCGCTTCGAGATCGAACAGGATCTGATCGAAGGGCGCACACGCGTTGAGGACTTGCCCGAGCTCTGGCGGGAGAAGATGCGCGCCTACCTTCATGTCGTGCCCGAGCGAGATGCCGATGGCGTCCTTCAGGACATCCATTGGTCCATGGGATCGTTCGGCTATTTCCCGACCTATACGCTCGGCAATCTCTATTCCGTCCAATTTTACAATCAGGCGAGGCTAGAACTGTCCGGCTTGGAGGCAGAAATCGAGGCCGGCCGGCTCATGGTGCTCCGCCAGTGGCTGCATCAGAAAATTCACCACTGGGGTCGGATGTTCACGGCGGACAAACTCGTTGAACGAGTCACAGGCGGACCACTGAGCCCGGATCCGTGGCTGACCTATGTCGAGGGGAAGTACGCGGAGCTGTACCGGTTGGAGAGTGCGATGCAAGGATAA
- the exbB2 gene encoding TonB-system energizer ExbB, which yields MDLLKEAVDYGIIGLLLLLSLWSVAVAVERWLFYRRVDPRSFPNQQVFEVELTKRLVVIGTVAANAPYIGLLGTVLGIMLTFHTMGTSGQMAVSTIMIGLSLALKATAVGLLVAIPCVVMNNVLRRRVAELLTLHRVQHGS from the coding sequence ATGGATCTACTTAAAGAAGCCGTTGATTACGGGATCATTGGCCTGCTGCTGCTACTGAGTCTCTGGTCGGTCGCCGTCGCCGTCGAGCGGTGGTTGTTCTACCGTCGGGTGGATCCGCGATCGTTTCCCAATCAGCAGGTGTTCGAGGTCGAGCTTACGAAGCGCCTGGTTGTGATCGGAACCGTCGCTGCCAATGCCCCCTATATCGGACTTCTGGGAACCGTGCTCGGGATTATGCTGACTTTCCATACGATGGGTACCTCGGGCCAGATGGCCGTGAGTACCATTATGATCGGACTCAGCCTCGCTCTGAAAGCCACGGCTGTGGGCCTCCTGGTGGCGATCCCCTGTGTCGTCATGAACAACGTGCTCCGCCGTCGGGTCGCAGAGCTGCTCACCTTGCATCGGGTGCAACATGGATCGTGA
- the fur gene encoding transcriptional repressor, which yields MPGKTHAVKSPKEMDALRSHLAKNNLKLTRQRELILVEFLKKEHITAEQMYHELARKDPHLGLATIYRTLNLFCDVGLAQARHFGSQTQYDNVSHKGHHDHLICTGCNRIVEFENEDIERLQDEVASKHGFTITTHKLELYGLCSKCRN from the coding sequence ATGCCGGGCAAGACCCATGCAGTGAAATCCCCCAAGGAGATGGACGCGCTTCGCAGCCATCTGGCTAAGAACAATCTCAAGCTCACCCGCCAACGCGAACTGATCTTGGTCGAGTTTCTGAAAAAGGAACACATCACGGCCGAGCAGATGTATCACGAGTTAGCTCGTAAGGATCCACACTTGGGTTTGGCCACGATCTATCGTACCCTCAATCTGTTTTGCGACGTGGGTTTGGCGCAAGCCCGTCACTTTGGATCGCAAACCCAGTACGACAACGTCTCGCATAAGGGGCATCACGATCATTTGATCTGCACAGGATGCAATCGGATTGTCGAGTTCGAGAACGAGGATATTGAACGGCTTCAGGATGAAGTCGCATCGAAACACGGCTTTACGATCACAACCCACAAATTGGAGTTGTATGGCCTCTGCTCCAAGTGCCGGAATTGA
- a CDS encoding membrane protein, translating into MGAPTAAFAYAALTLAAVVWGGSIVGQKYALGSFSAVEVSVLRGLGALAILVPLWWMQERKAVPLSRRDLAVLVLLGLAVLGNHLLTLLGLRYIGAARAGVIIGSSPVITALLSSLLIRDVPFSKVAAGCGLSFAGVALVSGGGSSQDGDNPWLGGALVLLGLISWALYTIGSGSIMHRLSALTVNWTTLLISIVFQIPLLWTDRQELESGFSAVPAGGWLALVYLIVFATALGQQAWLYGVQGVGPSRAGVFVNLIPVSALLLSAAVLGEVIGVKEMAGIVLILAGVWLVGYQTKEDER; encoded by the coding sequence ATGGGTGCTCCCACTGCCGCGTTTGCCTATGCCGCCCTGACCCTAGCGGCCGTTGTATGGGGTGGCTCAATCGTCGGACAAAAATACGCGCTCGGCTCGTTTTCGGCCGTCGAGGTGTCAGTTCTGAGGGGACTCGGCGCCCTTGCCATCTTGGTCCCGCTCTGGTGGATGCAAGAAAGGAAGGCGGTTCCACTGAGTCGGCGCGATCTTGCTGTACTGGTCCTGCTCGGTCTGGCCGTCCTTGGTAACCACCTGTTGACGTTGCTCGGCTTGCGGTATATTGGGGCGGCCCGCGCCGGCGTCATCATTGGTTCGAGCCCCGTCATCACGGCCTTACTATCGTCGCTCCTCATTCGGGATGTCCCTTTCAGTAAGGTGGCGGCAGGGTGCGGATTGTCCTTCGCCGGCGTGGCGTTGGTCTCTGGGGGGGGGAGTAGCCAAGACGGCGATAATCCCTGGCTGGGTGGGGCTCTAGTCCTGCTGGGGTTGATCAGTTGGGCACTTTATACAATCGGCAGCGGATCGATCATGCACCGTCTGTCGGCGCTGACCGTGAATTGGACGACGCTCCTCATCTCCATCGTGTTCCAAATCCCATTGCTGTGGACCGATCGACAGGAGCTGGAGAGCGGTTTCTCGGCCGTGCCGGCTGGCGGTTGGCTGGCCCTCGTATATTTGATCGTCTTCGCCACAGCCCTCGGGCAACAGGCGTGGCTCTACGGCGTGCAAGGCGTCGGACCCTCGCGTGCCGGTGTATTTGTCAACTTGATTCCGGTGTCCGCACTGCTGCTGTCAGCCGCGGTATTGGGAGAAGTGATCGGCGTCAAGGAAATGGCGGGTATTGTATTGATCCTGGCCGGCGTGTGGCTCGTCGGCTATCAAACGAAAGAAGACGAGCGGTAG